In Methylobacterium aquaticum, the following are encoded in one genomic region:
- a CDS encoding sensor histidine kinase, producing MSEVTAEMVQRGRGPTAEEAARRRKVARDVRSVRERLTSSIGLERAFDYELLRVYAQYRIGAFLPLVVLTCCIAAASVFWAPALLSGAWCAGVLGAIAGNTALARSFLRQDPASLSLPASRRRVIAGEAIQSVAWALLVLMLFQVEPSNARTFVMVVLVIVAAVTTMLAATVPLAAYAGLLPLSAATAALLVLSREAESVLLVGMAVCAQLFFLFLSNHLHASTVSVLQSRAEKDAIFGELEQAKANSDEARRRAEEANLAKSRFLATMSHELRTPLNAILGFSEVMKNEVFGPHSSASYREYSTDIHDSGLHLLNLINEILDLSRIEAGRYELNEEALHLAYVVEESRHMMALRARAKNQTFRELIDPTLPRLWADERALRQIVLNVLSNAVKFTPPGGEITIKVGWTSSGGQYVSVKDTGPGIPEEEIPTVMSSFGRGSLAIKTAEQGSGLGLPIVKGLVDLHGGGFQLKSRPREGTEVIVTFPATRVMDALPALEEQVPVRPVRAA from the coding sequence ATGTCCGAAGTCACGGCGGAAATGGTTCAGCGCGGGCGCGGCCCGACGGCGGAGGAGGCGGCGAGGCGGCGCAAGGTCGCCCGCGACGTCCGCTCGGTCCGCGAACGGCTGACCTCCTCGATCGGGCTCGAGCGCGCCTTCGATTACGAGCTGCTGCGCGTCTACGCGCAATACCGGATCGGGGCGTTCCTGCCGCTGGTGGTGCTGACCTGCTGCATCGCCGCGGCCTCGGTGTTCTGGGCGCCCGCGCTGCTCAGCGGCGCCTGGTGCGCCGGCGTGCTCGGGGCGATCGCCGGCAACACCGCGCTCGCCCGCTCCTTCCTGCGGCAGGACCCGGCCTCCCTGTCGCTGCCGGCCTCGCGCCGGCGGGTGATCGCCGGCGAGGCGATCCAGAGCGTCGCCTGGGCGCTCCTCGTCCTGATGCTGTTCCAGGTCGAGCCGTCGAACGCCCGCACCTTCGTGATGGTCGTCCTCGTCATCGTGGCCGCCGTGACCACGATGCTCGCCGCCACGGTGCCGCTCGCCGCCTATGCGGGCCTGCTGCCGCTCAGCGCCGCCACCGCCGCGCTGCTCGTCCTGTCGCGCGAGGCGGAATCGGTCCTGCTCGTCGGCATGGCGGTCTGCGCGCAGCTGTTCTTCCTGTTCCTGTCGAACCACCTGCACGCCTCGACCGTCTCGGTCCTGCAGTCGCGGGCCGAGAAGGACGCGATCTTCGGCGAGCTGGAACAGGCCAAGGCCAATTCCGACGAGGCGCGCCGGCGCGCCGAGGAGGCCAACCTCGCCAAATCCCGCTTCCTCGCCACCATGAGCCACGAGCTGCGCACGCCGCTCAACGCCATCCTGGGCTTCTCGGAGGTGATGAAGAACGAGGTGTTCGGCCCGCATTCCTCGGCCTCGTACCGGGAATACTCGACCGACATCCACGACAGCGGCCTGCACCTGCTCAACCTCATCAACGAGATCCTCGACCTCTCGCGCATCGAGGCCGGGCGCTACGAGCTGAACGAGGAGGCCCTGCACCTCGCCTACGTGGTCGAGGAGAGCCGCCACATGATGGCGCTGCGGGCGCGCGCCAAGAACCAGACCTTCCGCGAATTGATCGACCCGACCCTGCCTCGGCTCTGGGCCGACGAGCGGGCGTTGCGCCAGATCGTGCTCAACGTCCTGTCGAACGCGGTCAAGTTCACCCCGCCGGGGGGCGAGATCACCATCAAGGTCGGCTGGACCTCGTCGGGGGGCCAGTATGTCAGCGTGAAGGATACCGGCCCGGGCATCCCCGAGGAGGAGATCCCGACGGTGATGTCGTCCTTCGGCCGCGGCTCGCTCGCGATCAAGACCGCCGAGCAGGGCTCGGGGCTGGGACTGCCGATCGTCAAGGGCCTCGTCGACCTGCATGGCGGCGGCTTCCAGCTGAAGTCGCGCCCGCGGGAGGGCACCGAGGTGATCGTCACCTTCCCGGCCACCCGCGTGATGGACGCGCTGCCGGCGCTGGAGGAGCAGGTGCCGGTCAGGCCGGTGCGAGCGGCGTGA
- a CDS encoding sensor histidine kinase, protein MASDGSSREAHEAGGRAELPYRLRQQALMGAFARMALQTRDLDGLLARASELCAEALGAACCQVLEYRAGDHAFVIRACTGLGDERVGTGFSAADEATPASYAFRTGAGVLANGIQPGAEHDGARLHLPEALAPAGLCHAVNVPIALGDESRRAYGVLEAWGTEGHGFDRADQEFLAGFAGLIGIAVERHQGDARLRDALDHQVQLTREMSHRVKNSLGVVAGLLRLQARDAQSDEVRHALEDAGARIATVAEVHDHLWRGIHQLGMVELADFLRELVAKLQEEAPGHGLACQADPKVISADQAIPIGLVVNELVTNAVKHAYPHGTGPVRVSLAVEAEGLRLSVRDDGIGLPPGFDVSMRQRSLGLKIIASLIRQLDGRLSIASDGPGAHFVLDIPLA, encoded by the coding sequence ATGGCGAGTGACGGGTCGAGCCGTGAGGCGCACGAGGCCGGGGGCCGGGCGGAGCTGCCCTACCGGCTGAGGCAGCAGGCGCTGATGGGCGCCTTCGCCCGCATGGCCCTGCAGACCCGCGACCTCGACGGGCTCCTGGCGCGGGCGAGCGAACTCTGCGCCGAGGCCCTGGGCGCCGCGTGCTGCCAGGTGCTGGAATACCGCGCCGGCGACCACGCCTTCGTGATCCGGGCCTGTACCGGCCTCGGCGACGAGCGCGTCGGGACCGGCTTCTCCGCCGCCGACGAGGCCACGCCCGCATCCTACGCCTTCCGCACCGGGGCCGGCGTGCTCGCCAACGGGATCCAGCCCGGGGCCGAACACGACGGCGCGCGCCTCCATCTGCCGGAGGCGCTCGCGCCCGCCGGCTTATGCCACGCGGTCAACGTGCCGATCGCGCTCGGCGACGAGAGCCGGCGCGCCTACGGCGTGCTCGAGGCCTGGGGGACCGAGGGCCACGGCTTCGACCGGGCGGACCAGGAATTCCTCGCGGGCTTCGCCGGCCTGATCGGCATCGCGGTCGAGCGTCACCAGGGCGATGCGCGCCTGCGCGACGCCCTCGACCACCAGGTCCAGCTCACCCGGGAGATGAGCCACCGGGTCAAGAACAGCCTCGGCGTCGTGGCGGGGCTGTTGCGGCTCCAGGCCCGCGACGCCCAGTCCGACGAGGTGCGCCACGCCCTCGAGGATGCGGGGGCGCGCATCGCCACGGTGGCGGAGGTCCACGACCACCTCTGGCGCGGCATCCACCAGCTCGGCATGGTCGAGCTGGCGGATTTCCTGCGCGAACTGGTGGCGAAGCTCCAGGAGGAGGCCCCGGGCCACGGGCTGGCCTGCCAGGCCGACCCGAAGGTGATCAGCGCCGACCAGGCGATCCCGATCGGCCTCGTGGTGAACGAGCTGGTGACCAACGCGGTCAAGCACGCCTATCCGCACGGCACCGGCCCGGTGCGGGTGAGCCTCGCCGTCGAGGCCGAGGGCCTGCGCCTCTCGGTCCGCGACGACGGCATCGGCCTGCCGCCGGGCTTCGACGTGTCGATGCGCCAGCGCTCGCTCGGGCTCAAGATCATCGCCAGCCTGATCCGCCAGCTCGACGGGCGCCTGAGCATCGCGTCGGACGGGCCGGGGGCGCATTTCGTGCTGGATATCCCGCTGGCCTGA
- a CDS encoding phosphoribulokinase gives MSALHPIVSVTGSSGSGTTSVRNTFDQIFRREGVEAVFIEGDAFHALDREAMREAVAREPTLSHFGERANLLPELEAVFREYAASGRGRTRHYVHDAEEAARFQAAPGTFTPWEEFPEGSDLLFYEGLHGALANERVDIAAHADLKIGVVPVINLEWIQKLHRDKAARGYSTEAVTDVILHRMPDYVTTICPQFTNTDINFQRIPTVDTSNPFVARWIPTADESMVVIRFRDPRGIDFPYLISMIAGSFMSRANSVVIPGGKLDLAMQLILTPMILRLVERRRRLL, from the coding sequence GTGTCGGCCCTCCACCCCATCGTGTCGGTCACCGGGTCGTCGGGCTCCGGCACCACCTCGGTGCGCAACACCTTCGACCAGATCTTCCGCCGCGAAGGCGTGGAGGCGGTGTTCATCGAGGGCGACGCCTTCCACGCCCTCGACCGGGAGGCGATGCGCGAGGCGGTGGCCCGCGAGCCGACCCTGAGCCATTTCGGCGAGCGGGCGAACCTGCTGCCCGAGCTGGAGGCGGTGTTTCGCGAATACGCCGCCTCGGGCCGCGGCCGCACCCGGCACTACGTGCACGATGCCGAGGAGGCCGCGCGCTTCCAGGCCGCACCCGGCACCTTCACGCCCTGGGAGGAGTTTCCCGAGGGTTCGGACCTGCTGTTCTACGAGGGCCTGCACGGGGCGCTCGCCAACGAGCGCGTCGACATCGCCGCGCATGCCGACCTGAAGATCGGCGTGGTGCCGGTGATCAACCTCGAATGGATCCAGAAGCTCCACCGCGACAAGGCGGCCCGCGGCTACTCGACGGAAGCCGTGACCGACGTGATCCTGCATCGGATGCCCGATTACGTCACCACGATCTGCCCGCAATTCACCAACACCGACATCAACTTCCAGCGCATCCCGACGGTCGACACCTCGAACCCGTTCGTCGCCCGCTGGATCCCGACCGCTGACGAATCGATGGTGGTGATCCGGTTCCGCGATCCGCGGGGGATCGACTTCCCCTACCTGATCTCGATGATCGCCGGCAGCTTCATGTCGCGGGCGAACTCGGTGGTGATCCCCGGCGGCAAGCTCGACCTCGCGATGCAGCTGATCCTGACCCCGATGATCCTGCGCCTCGTCGAACGACGGCGCCGCCTGCTCTGA
- a CDS encoding LysR family transcriptional regulator — MRNLSLKQLHAVAAIARLGTMTRAAQELNVTPAALTARIKGLEDEIGLLLFDRTHAGLKPTDAGRELLWAIDSIGTVLETCTERLRALRGGQGGRVSLGVVSTAKYFAPRIVGGFARAHPGVEIDLVVGNRGATVEALRDYRVDLALMGRPPRDFPVTAESFGPHPLVVIAAPDHRFAGRHGLTREELAEEPFLVREYGSGTRTVFEEFMTGLLIRRARIGIDSGSNETIKQTVMAGLGIALISGHTVASEVADGRLVLLDVEGLPIRRDWFSVRRADKVLSPAGQAFWDFLVGEGAAWLPDLPDPGR; from the coding sequence ATTCGCAACCTGTCCCTCAAGCAGCTCCACGCCGTGGCGGCGATCGCGCGGCTCGGCACCATGACCCGGGCGGCCCAGGAGCTGAACGTGACCCCGGCGGCGCTGACCGCCCGGATCAAGGGACTCGAGGACGAGATCGGCCTGCTCCTGTTCGACCGCACCCATGCGGGCCTCAAACCCACCGATGCCGGCCGCGAGCTGCTCTGGGCCATCGACAGCATCGGCACGGTGCTGGAGACCTGCACCGAGCGGCTGCGGGCCTTGCGCGGCGGCCAGGGCGGCCGGGTCTCGCTCGGCGTGGTCTCGACGGCGAAGTACTTCGCGCCCCGGATCGTCGGCGGCTTCGCCCGGGCCCATCCGGGGGTCGAGATCGACCTCGTGGTCGGCAACCGGGGCGCCACCGTCGAGGCGTTGCGGGACTACCGGGTCGACCTCGCCCTGATGGGCCGCCCGCCGCGGGACTTCCCCGTCACCGCCGAGAGCTTCGGACCCCATCCCCTGGTGGTGATCGCCGCCCCCGACCACCGCTTCGCCGGGCGGCACGGGCTGACCCGGGAGGAACTCGCCGAGGAGCCGTTCCTGGTGCGGGAATACGGCTCGGGGACCCGCACGGTGTTCGAGGAGTTCATGACCGGCCTCTTGATCCGGCGCGCCCGCATCGGCATCGACAGCGGCTCGAACGAGACCATCAAGCAGACGGTGATGGCGGGGTTGGGGATCGCGCTGATCTCCGGCCACACCGTGGCCTCCGAGGTCGCGGATGGCCGCCTGGTGCTCCTCGACGTCGAGGGCCTGCCGATCCGCCGCGACTGGTTCTCGGTGCGCCGGGCCGACAAGGTCCTGAGCCCCGCCGGCCAGGCGTTCTGGGACTTCCTGGTGGGGGAGGGCGCCGCCTGGCTGCCCGACCTGCCCGACCCGGGCCGTTGA